In the genome of Candidatus Latescibacterota bacterium, the window ATGGTACTCCAGTCACAGGAGTTGGGTGAGGAAGGGGCAGTAACCGAACCCGTATTCATAGCACAGTCAGCAAGTGATTCGCTGGGGACTGCGAGGAATGATTCCCTTGTAGTCGCACAGGAAGTCGCTGATATGGCCGAGCGGCAGAGACTCGGAGTCGTCTTATACAATCTCAAGCACAGCGGGATCGGCGAGAAGTATGTACAGGGTGGCAATTTCATGCATGCCCTTCTAATCGCTTCCATAATCGGTGTTGTGTTTATTATCGAACGACTCTTCACACTGGCTCGTGCCAGGGTCAACATCAGGAGACTGATGAACGATGTCCTCGTCACGATGCGTTCTGAAGGTGTGGACGGCGCCATGAAGGTCTGTGAAAGGACCAGAGGCCCGATCGCTGCAGTTCTGCACTCGGGTCTTCTAAGATCCGGCCGTGGTCCCGATGCTGTTAAAGAGGCGATCGAGACTGCTGGTGGTATCGAGACTTCATTCCTGGAGCGTGGGCTGGTAGCTATCGCGACGGTGGCACAGGTTGCACCGCTTCTAGGGTTCCTCGGAACGGTATCCGGTATGATCAGTGCGTTTGCAGCTATTGCAGGGGCGGAGCAGGTAAGTGCCAAGGTTGTTGCTTCTGGTATCGAGGAAGCGCTAATTACGACGGCTACAGGCCTTATCGTCGCCATTCCGGCGAGTATCAGTCATTCTTTCTTTGTCTCGCAGATCGATCGTTTCGTTCTCGAGATGGAAGAGGCTTCTGCCGAACTGGTAAATGAGCTTATTGAGTCGGGCGTCACCGACTAAGCGGAGCATAGTATGATTAAGAAAAATAGTAAGGTATCGTCGGATTTCAGTACTGCCTCGATGTCTGATATTAACTTTCTTTTGCTGATATTC includes:
- a CDS encoding MotA/TolQ/ExbB proton channel family protein, with protein sequence MVERRLTVKASLMAFVLCLIIALPMVLQSQELGEEGAVTEPVFIAQSASDSLGTARNDSLVVAQEVADMAERQRLGVVLYNLKHSGIGEKYVQGGNFMHALLIASIIGVVFIIERLFTLARARVNIRRLMNDVLVTMRSEGVDGAMKVCERTRGPIAAVLHSGLLRSGRGPDAVKEAIETAGGIETSFLERGLVAIATVAQVAPLLGFLGTVSGMISAFAAIAGAEQVSAKVVASGIEEALITTATGLIVAIPASISHSFFVSQIDRFVLEMEEASAELVNELIESGVTD